In the genome of Streptomyces sp. NBC_00190, one region contains:
- the ilvC gene encoding ketol-acid reductoisomerase: MAELFYENDADLSIIQGRKVAVIGYGSQGHAHALSLRDSGVDVVVGLKEGSSSKAKAEEQGLKVVPVAEAAEWANVIMILTPDPLQAEIYEESIKDHLKEGDALFFGHGFNVRYGFIKPPTNVDVALVAPKGPGHLVRRQYEEGRGVPCIAAVEQDATGKAFDLALSYAAGIGGTRAGVIKTTFTEETETDLFGEQAVLCGGASALVKAGFETLTEAGYQPEIAYFECLHELKLIVDLMYEGGLEKMRWSVSETAEWGDYITGPRVITDATKAEMKKVLEEIQSGKFAEEWMAEYKAGLPKYNEYKKADSEHLLETTGKKLRKLMSWVDSDES, encoded by the coding sequence GTGGCCGAGCTGTTCTACGAGAACGACGCCGACCTGTCCATCATCCAGGGCCGCAAGGTCGCGGTCATCGGTTACGGCAGCCAGGGCCACGCCCACGCGCTGTCGCTCCGTGACTCCGGCGTCGACGTCGTCGTCGGCCTCAAGGAGGGCTCCAGCTCCAAGGCCAAGGCCGAGGAGCAGGGCCTGAAGGTCGTCCCCGTGGCCGAGGCCGCCGAGTGGGCGAACGTCATCATGATCCTGACCCCGGACCCGCTCCAGGCCGAGATCTACGAGGAGTCCATCAAGGACCACCTGAAGGAGGGCGACGCGCTCTTCTTCGGTCACGGCTTCAACGTCCGCTACGGCTTCATCAAGCCCCCCACCAACGTGGACGTCGCCCTCGTCGCCCCGAAGGGCCCGGGCCACCTGGTCCGCCGCCAGTACGAGGAGGGCCGCGGCGTTCCGTGCATCGCGGCCGTCGAGCAGGACGCCACCGGCAAGGCCTTCGACCTGGCGCTCTCGTACGCGGCCGGCATCGGCGGCACCCGCGCCGGCGTCATCAAGACCACCTTCACCGAGGAGACCGAGACCGACCTGTTCGGTGAGCAGGCCGTCCTCTGCGGTGGCGCCTCCGCCCTCGTCAAGGCCGGTTTCGAGACCCTGACCGAGGCCGGCTACCAGCCCGAGATCGCGTACTTCGAGTGCCTGCACGAGCTGAAGCTCATCGTGGACCTCATGTACGAGGGCGGCCTGGAGAAGATGCGCTGGTCGGTCTCCGAGACCGCCGAGTGGGGCGACTACATCACCGGCCCCCGCGTCATCACCGACGCCACCAAGGCCGAGATGAAGAAGGTCCTGGAGGAGATCCAGAGCGGCAAGTTCGCCGAGGAGTGGATGGCCGAGTACAAAGCCGGTCTGCCGAAGTACAACGAGTACAAGAAGGCCGACTCGGAGCACCTGCTGGAGACCACCGGCAAGAAGCTGCGCAAGCTGATGAGCTGGGTCGACAGCGACGAGAGCTGA
- the serA gene encoding phosphoglycerate dehydrogenase — protein sequence MSSKPVVLIAEELSPATVEALGPDFEIRHCNGADRAELLPAIVDADAILVRSATKVDAEAIAAAKKLRVVARAGVGLDNVDVSAATKAGVMVVNAPTSNIVTAAELACGLLVATARNIPQANTALKNGEWKRNKYTGVELSEKTLGVVGLGRIGVLVAQRMSAFGMKVVAYDPYVQPARAAQMGVKMLTLDELLEVADFITVHLPKTPETIGLIGDEALHKVKPSVRIVNAARGGIVDEAALYSAIKEGRVAGAGLDVYAKEPCTDSPLFELDQVVCTPHLGASTDEAQEKAGVSVAKSVRLALAGELVPDAVNVQGGVIAEDVRPGLPLAEKLGRIFTALAGEVAVRLDVEVCGEITQHDVKVLELSALKGVFEDVVDETVSYVNAPLFAQERGVEVRLTTSSESPDHRNVVTVRGTLADGQEVSVSGTLAGPKHLQKIVGVGEYDVDLALADHMVVLRYTDRPGVVGKVGQLLGEAGLNIAGMQVARAEEHGEALAVLTVDAKVPVGVLADIATEIGAVSARTVSLG from the coding sequence GTGAGCTCGAAACCTGTCGTACTCATCGCCGAAGAGCTGTCGCCTGCCACCGTCGAGGCGCTCGGCCCGGACTTCGAGATCCGGCACTGCAACGGCGCCGACCGCGCCGAGCTGCTCCCCGCGATCGTCGACGCCGACGCGATCCTCGTGCGCTCCGCGACCAAGGTCGACGCCGAGGCCATCGCCGCCGCCAAGAAGCTGCGGGTCGTCGCCCGCGCCGGCGTCGGGCTGGACAACGTCGACGTCTCCGCCGCCACCAAGGCCGGCGTGATGGTCGTCAACGCTCCGACCTCGAACATCGTGACGGCGGCCGAGCTCGCCTGCGGCCTGCTCGTCGCCACCGCCCGCAACATCCCGCAGGCCAACACCGCCCTGAAGAACGGTGAGTGGAAGCGGAACAAGTACACGGGTGTCGAGCTCAGCGAGAAGACCCTCGGCGTCGTCGGCCTCGGCCGCATCGGCGTCCTGGTCGCCCAGCGCATGTCGGCCTTCGGTATGAAGGTCGTCGCGTACGACCCGTACGTACAGCCCGCGCGCGCCGCCCAGATGGGCGTCAAGATGCTGACGCTGGACGAGCTCCTGGAGGTCGCCGACTTCATCACCGTGCACCTGCCCAAGACCCCCGAGACCATCGGTCTCATCGGGGACGAGGCCCTGCACAAGGTGAAGCCGTCCGTCCGCATCGTCAACGCCGCCCGCGGCGGGATCGTGGACGAGGCCGCGCTGTACTCGGCCATCAAGGAAGGCCGCGTCGCCGGCGCGGGCCTCGACGTGTACGCGAAGGAGCCCTGCACGGACTCCCCGCTCTTCGAGCTCGACCAGGTCGTCTGCACCCCGCACCTCGGCGCGTCCACGGACGAGGCCCAGGAGAAGGCCGGCGTCTCGGTCGCCAAGTCGGTGCGCCTCGCCCTCGCCGGTGAGCTCGTTCCGGACGCGGTCAACGTCCAGGGCGGCGTCATCGCCGAGGACGTACGCCCGGGCCTGCCGCTCGCCGAGAAGCTCGGCCGCATCTTCACCGCCCTCGCCGGCGAGGTCGCGGTCCGCCTCGACGTCGAGGTCTGCGGCGAGATCACCCAGCACGACGTCAAGGTGCTCGAACTCTCCGCGCTCAAGGGTGTCTTCGAGGACGTCGTCGACGAGACGGTCTCCTACGTCAACGCGCCGCTGTTCGCGCAGGAGCGCGGTGTCGAGGTCCGCCTGACCACCAGCTCCGAGTCCCCGGACCACCGCAACGTGGTGACCGTCCGCGGCACCCTTGCCGACGGCCAGGAGGTCTCGGTCTCCGGCACGCTCGCGGGCCCGAAGCACCTTCAGAAGATCGTCGGCGTCGGCGAGTACGACGTGGACCTGGCGCTCGCCGACCACATGGTCGTACTGCGCTACACCGACCGCCCGGGCGTGGTCGGCAAGGTCGGCCAGCTGCTCGGCGAGGCCGGGCTGAACATCGCGGGCATGCAGGTCGCCCGCGCCGAGGAGCACGGCGAGGCGCTCGCCGTCCTCACGGTCGACGCCAAGGTCCCGGTCGGCGTCCTCGCGGACATCGCCACCGAGATCGGCGCCGTCTCGGCGCGCACGGTCAGCCTCGGCTGA
- a CDS encoding MFS transporter, whose protein sequence is MTNPAATPRLAGRREWTAFTVLVLPLLLVSMDVSVLYFAIPAITEQLDPSATQQLWIFDSYAFALSGLLITMGSLGDRIGRRKLLLIGAAAFGLASVGAAYATSAEMLIACRVLLGIGGATLMPSTLALVRNLFQDDKQRGKAIAIWSGVMTGGIALGSVLSGVMLNHFYWGSVFLINVPAMLLLLVLVPVLVPEFKDPAPGRFDLLSVPLSMAAVLPVVYGLKEIAAEGFEPLYLGCLLAGLVFGCVFVRRQRTRDDAMVSRALFQGPGFGAGVGLNTIAAFAMMGSAYFTTQYLQSVLGMGTLEAALWSLAPSVVIGAAAPVSAALAQKMERAYVIAGGFVLAAAGFALVSLVDTDSLWLLLTGAGVLASGIVTVMSLVSDMALASAPAEKAGSAASLLETGQEFGGALGMAVLGSLGTAVYRSDLADSEPAVRETLGGAVATAHQLGGAAGEQVLALAREAFVHGMQYAAWGGTALLLAAAVLAAALMRGAEAAAPPAAEQAPAPGDNVQVPTYN, encoded by the coding sequence ATGACGAACCCCGCAGCCACACCGCGCCTCGCCGGCCGCCGCGAATGGACCGCCTTCACCGTCCTCGTGCTGCCGCTGCTCCTGGTCTCGATGGACGTCTCCGTCCTCTACTTCGCCATCCCCGCCATCACCGAGCAGCTGGACCCGAGCGCCACCCAGCAGCTCTGGATCTTCGACAGCTACGCCTTCGCCCTCTCCGGCCTGCTCATCACGATGGGCTCGCTCGGTGACCGGATCGGCCGCCGCAAGCTGCTGCTGATCGGCGCGGCCGCCTTCGGCCTCGCCTCGGTCGGCGCCGCGTACGCCACGAGCGCCGAGATGCTCATCGCCTGCCGCGTCCTGCTCGGCATCGGCGGCGCGACCCTGATGCCCTCCACGCTGGCCCTCGTACGGAACCTCTTCCAGGACGACAAGCAGCGCGGCAAGGCCATCGCCATCTGGTCCGGGGTCATGACCGGCGGCATCGCACTGGGCTCGGTGCTGAGCGGTGTGATGCTGAACCACTTCTACTGGGGCTCCGTCTTCCTCATCAACGTGCCCGCGATGCTGCTCCTGCTGGTCCTGGTCCCGGTGCTGGTCCCGGAGTTCAAGGACCCGGCCCCCGGCCGCTTCGACCTGCTGAGCGTCCCGCTGTCCATGGCCGCCGTGCTCCCGGTCGTCTACGGGCTCAAGGAGATCGCCGCCGAGGGCTTCGAGCCGCTCTACCTCGGCTGCCTCCTGGCCGGCCTGGTCTTCGGCTGCGTCTTCGTCCGCCGTCAGCGCACCCGTGACGACGCCATGGTCAGCCGGGCGCTGTTCCAGGGCCCCGGTTTCGGTGCGGGCGTCGGCCTCAACACGATCGCCGCGTTCGCCATGATGGGTTCGGCCTACTTCACCACCCAGTACCTGCAGTCCGTGCTCGGCATGGGCACCCTGGAGGCGGCCCTGTGGAGCCTCGCCCCCTCGGTCGTCATCGGCGCCGCGGCCCCCGTCTCCGCCGCCCTGGCCCAGAAGATGGAGCGGGCCTACGTCATCGCCGGCGGATTCGTCCTCGCCGCCGCCGGGTTCGCCCTGGTCAGCCTGGTCGACACCGACTCCCTGTGGCTGCTCCTGACCGGCGCCGGCGTACTGGCCTCGGGCATCGTCACCGTCATGTCGCTGGTCTCGGACATGGCGCTCGCCTCGGCTCCCGCCGAGAAGGCCGGTTCGGCCGCCTCCCTGCTGGAGACGGGCCAGGAGTTCGGCGGCGCCCTCGGCATGGCGGTCCTCGGCAGCCTGGGCACCGCGGTCTACCGCAGTGACCTGGCGGACTCCGAGCCCGCGGTACGGGAGACCCTGGGCGGGGCCGTGGCCACCGCCCACCAGCTCGGCGGGGCGGCCGGCGAGCAGGTCCTCGCCCTGGCCCGCGAGGCCTTCGTCCACGGAATGCAGTACGCGGCCTGGGGCGGTACGGCACTGCTGCTCGCGGCGGCCGTGCTCGCCGCGGCCCTGATGCGGGGTGCCGAAGCCGCTGCCCCGCCCGCGGCGGAGCAGGCCCCGGCTCCCGGGGACAACGTGCAGGTGCCGACGTACAACTGA
- a CDS encoding proline dehydrogenase family protein: MLGPVILAASRSDKMRRIVSAAPVTKPVVNRFIPGETVDQVIPIVEDLTRKGLEVTLDVVGEDITEVAQSHAARDAYLQLIERLAELGLGETAEMSVKLSMFGQALEGGHELALANVRPVVEAAAAIGTTVTLDAEDHTTLDSMFAIHEELRRDFPQTGCVIQAYLFRTEADARRLAAAGSRVRIVKGAYKEPAEVAYQDKGEIDKAYVRIMKILMEGEGYPMIGSHDPRLIAIGQELARQAGRKLDEYEFQMLYGIRSEEHLRLAAEGHRMRVYTAYGTDWYGYFMRRLAEKPANLLFFLRSMITKN; this comes from the coding sequence GTGCTGGGTCCCGTGATCCTCGCCGCTTCGCGCAGCGACAAGATGCGCCGTATCGTCTCTGCCGCCCCGGTGACCAAGCCCGTGGTGAACCGGTTCATCCCCGGTGAGACGGTCGACCAGGTCATCCCGATCGTCGAGGACCTCACGCGGAAGGGCCTGGAGGTCACCCTCGACGTCGTGGGCGAGGACATCACCGAGGTCGCGCAGTCGCACGCCGCCCGCGACGCCTACCTCCAGCTGATCGAGCGCCTCGCGGAGCTGGGCCTCGGCGAGACCGCCGAGATGTCGGTCAAGCTGTCGATGTTCGGCCAGGCGCTGGAGGGCGGCCACGAGCTCGCCCTCGCCAACGTCCGCCCGGTCGTCGAGGCCGCCGCCGCCATCGGCACCACCGTGACGCTCGACGCCGAGGACCACACCACCCTCGACTCGATGTTCGCCATCCACGAGGAGCTGCGCCGGGACTTCCCGCAGACCGGCTGCGTGATCCAGGCCTACCTCTTCCGCACCGAGGCCGACGCCCGCCGCCTTGCTGCCGCCGGCAGCCGCGTCCGGATCGTGAAGGGCGCCTACAAGGAGCCCGCCGAGGTCGCGTACCAGGACAAGGGCGAGATCGACAAGGCGTACGTCCGGATCATGAAGATCCTGATGGAGGGCGAGGGCTACCCGATGATCGGGTCCCACGATCCGCGGCTCATCGCCATCGGCCAGGAGCTGGCCCGCCAGGCCGGGCGCAAACTGGACGAGTACGAGTTCCAGATGCTGTACGGCATCCGCAGCGAAGAGCACCTGCGGCTGGCCGCCGAGGGCCACCGGATGCGGGTCTACACCGCGTACGGGACCGACTGGTACGGCTACTTCATGCGCCGCCTCGCGGAGAAGCCGGCCAACCTGCTGTTCTTCCTCCGCTCGATGATCACCAAGAACTAG
- the ilvN gene encoding acetolactate synthase small subunit has protein sequence MSKHTLSVLVENTPGILARIAALFSRRGFNIDSLAVGVTEHPDISRITIVVNVEDLPLEQVTKQLNKLVNVLKIVELESHNAIERELVLVKVRADNETRSQIVEIVQLFRAKTVDVSPEAVTIEATGGTDKLGAMLKMLEPFGIKELVQSGTIAIGRGGRSITDRSLRALDRSA, from the coding sequence ATGTCCAAGCACACGCTCTCCGTCCTGGTCGAGAACACGCCCGGCATCCTCGCCCGGATCGCCGCGCTGTTCTCCCGCCGCGGGTTCAACATCGACTCCCTGGCGGTCGGTGTCACGGAGCACCCCGACATCTCCCGCATCACCATCGTCGTGAACGTCGAGGACCTCCCGCTGGAGCAGGTGACCAAGCAGCTCAACAAGCTGGTCAACGTCCTCAAGATCGTCGAGCTGGAGTCGCACAACGCGATCGAGCGCGAACTCGTCCTGGTGAAGGTCCGCGCCGACAACGAGACCCGGTCGCAGATCGTCGAGATCGTCCAGCTGTTCCGCGCCAAGACGGTCGACGTCTCCCCGGAGGCCGTCACCATCGAGGCCACCGGCGGCACCGACAAGCTCGGCGCGATGCTCAAGATGCTGGAGCCCTTCGGGATCAAGGAGCTCGTGCAGTCCGGCACGATCGCCATAGGGCGTGGCGGACGGTCCATCACGGACCGCAGCCTGCGGGCGCTCGACCGCAGCGCCTGA
- a CDS encoding NAD(P)-dependent alcohol dehydrogenase produces the protein MKAIVQDRYGSPDVLELREVDKPVVAGHEVLVRVHAAAVNARDWHLMRGDPYLARLVFGLRAPKERIRGTDFAGRVEAVGKDVTRLRPGDEVFGEADGAFAEYVCASQDVVEPKPDNLTFEQAAAVPLAGNTALMGLRDLARVRPGHKVLVNGASGGVGTFAVQIAKAFGAEVTGVCSTKNVDLVRSLGADHVVDYTHDDFTRNGPRYDVVFDLVGNRSLAECRRALAPSGTLVLSGGGVSEGGSLLGPMGLIIKGRALSRFVGQRLLVLTATPSSQNLAALRELVERGDLAPVVDRTYPLREAAEAIRYLEVEHARAKVVVTV, from the coding sequence ATGAAGGCGATCGTCCAAGACCGGTACGGCTCCCCCGACGTGCTGGAACTCAGGGAGGTCGACAAGCCGGTCGTCGCCGGCCACGAGGTGCTGGTACGGGTCCACGCGGCTGCGGTCAACGCGCGCGACTGGCACCTCATGCGGGGCGATCCGTACCTGGCCAGGCTGGTGTTCGGGCTGCGCGCGCCGAAGGAGCGGATCCGGGGCACGGACTTCGCGGGCCGGGTGGAGGCGGTGGGCAAGGACGTCACGCGGCTGCGCCCCGGTGACGAGGTGTTCGGCGAGGCCGACGGGGCGTTCGCCGAGTACGTGTGCGCCTCCCAGGACGTGGTGGAGCCGAAGCCGGACAACCTGACGTTCGAACAGGCGGCCGCGGTGCCGCTGGCGGGCAACACCGCCCTCATGGGCCTGCGCGATCTGGCGCGGGTGCGGCCGGGGCACAAGGTCCTGGTCAACGGTGCGTCAGGTGGGGTGGGGACCTTCGCCGTCCAGATCGCCAAGGCGTTCGGCGCGGAGGTGACCGGGGTGTGCAGTACGAAGAACGTGGATCTGGTCCGGTCGCTCGGCGCGGACCACGTCGTCGACTACACCCACGACGACTTCACCCGGAACGGACCCCGTTACGACGTGGTGTTCGACCTGGTGGGCAACCGCTCGCTGGCCGAGTGCCGGCGGGCGCTGGCCCCGTCGGGGACGCTCGTCCTGTCCGGTGGCGGCGTGTCCGAAGGCGGCAGCCTGCTCGGGCCGATGGGCCTCATCATCAAGGGGCGGGCACTGTCCCGTTTCGTCGGCCAGCGGCTGCTCGTCCTCACGGCGACGCCGAGCAGCCAGAACCTGGCGGCGCTGCGGGAACTCGTCGAGCGCGGCGACCTCGCCCCGGTCGTCGACCGGACCTACCCGCTCCGCGAGGCTGCCGAGGCCATCCGGTACCTGGAGGTGGAGCACGCCCGCGCGAAGGTCGTCGTCACCGTCTGA
- a CDS encoding TetR/AcrR family transcriptional regulator, with amino-acid sequence MGHREDLLEGAKKCLVEKGFVRTTARDIVKASGANLASIGYHYGSKDALLTEAFISLMQELGAGFQDGVQGEGGSLERFRSVWEGFLAQREQAGPVWAASLEVALSRDRLPDLNAMIAASQGEGRRGLIAMMTGAPEEGITEREERTLGAFYVALLNGLMIQWLFDPKTAASAEELTEGMRAASEALTRSPAEPAGERE; translated from the coding sequence ATGGGACATCGTGAGGATCTGCTTGAAGGCGCCAAGAAATGCCTGGTCGAGAAGGGTTTCGTGCGCACCACGGCGCGCGACATCGTGAAGGCCTCGGGCGCGAACCTGGCCTCCATCGGCTACCACTACGGCTCGAAGGACGCCTTGCTCACCGAGGCGTTCATCTCCTTGATGCAGGAGCTGGGCGCGGGCTTCCAGGACGGCGTGCAAGGCGAGGGCGGCTCGCTGGAACGCTTCCGCTCGGTCTGGGAGGGCTTCCTCGCCCAGCGCGAGCAAGCCGGCCCGGTCTGGGCGGCCAGCCTGGAGGTCGCGCTCTCCCGCGACCGGCTGCCGGACCTGAACGCGATGATCGCGGCCTCGCAGGGCGAGGGGCGCCGCGGCCTGATCGCGATGATGACCGGCGCCCCGGAGGAGGGGATCACCGAACGGGAGGAGCGGACGCTCGGCGCCTTCTACGTGGCGCTGCTCAATGGCCTGATGATCCAGTGGCTGTTCGACCCCAAGACGGCGGCGAGCGCGGAGGAGCTCACCGAGGGCATGCGGGCGGCGTCCGAGGCGCTGACGCGTTCCCCGGCGGAGCCGGCCGGGGAACGGGAGTGA
- a CDS encoding PucR family transcriptional regulator: MKGDYQDLVDEISALLGAPATLENRDFRLIAFGAHDSDDDQAMDPVRTRSILTRQSTAAVRSWFEGFGIARATGPVHIPAAPEAGVFRGRICLPVRFRGIVQGYVWLLDQEPGPGPAELAAAMEVAQRIGVLLAEEAKAGADLSREFQAVLTAGRGWQQDMAVAALRLALGPGGDGLHAAVCVAPWSGEAPPSVPGAAALCVVPRRGGGEAGGAAGTGGGGGGGGLALAILLRLRSTDALAPALTAVARLLPRSTGQQPDGSGAPRTVTAGVADPVRTLAALPDAWEQAVAAARAAAAQPRFGPVAQWSAIGPYRLLAAVAAGPVDDPATRALLNPAHRELARTAEVFLDCAGQAGRAAAVLGIHRQTLYYRISRVEQLTGLDLDEGEDRLLLHMALKAARLA; this comes from the coding sequence GTGAAGGGCGATTACCAGGACCTGGTGGACGAGATCTCCGCGCTGCTCGGCGCCCCGGCGACCCTGGAGAACCGGGACTTCCGGCTCATCGCCTTCGGCGCCCACGACAGCGACGACGATCAGGCGATGGACCCGGTACGGACCCGCTCGATCCTGACCCGCCAGTCGACCGCGGCCGTCCGCTCCTGGTTCGAGGGCTTCGGCATCGCCCGCGCCACCGGGCCGGTCCACATCCCGGCGGCGCCCGAGGCCGGGGTGTTCCGGGGGCGGATCTGCCTGCCGGTGCGCTTCCGCGGCATCGTGCAGGGCTACGTGTGGCTCCTCGACCAGGAGCCGGGCCCGGGGCCGGCGGAGCTGGCCGCGGCCATGGAGGTGGCCCAGCGGATCGGCGTCCTGCTCGCCGAGGAGGCGAAGGCGGGGGCGGACCTGTCGCGGGAGTTCCAGGCCGTGCTCACCGCCGGGCGGGGCTGGCAGCAGGACATGGCGGTGGCCGCGCTGCGGCTCGCCCTCGGCCCGGGCGGGGACGGGCTGCACGCTGCGGTGTGCGTGGCGCCGTGGTCCGGGGAGGCTCCGCCGTCGGTGCCTGGCGCGGCGGCGCTGTGCGTCGTACCGCGGCGCGGCGGCGGTGAAGCGGGCGGGGCCGCGGGCACGGGTGGCGGCGGGGGCGGAGGCGGCCTGGCGCTGGCGATTCTGCTCCGGCTGCGCTCCACGGACGCGTTGGCTCCGGCCCTGACGGCGGTGGCCCGGCTGCTGCCGCGCTCGACGGGGCAGCAGCCGGACGGCTCGGGGGCTCCGAGGACCGTGACCGCCGGGGTCGCCGATCCCGTCCGCACCCTCGCGGCGCTGCCCGACGCCTGGGAGCAGGCCGTCGCGGCGGCTCGGGCGGCCGCCGCGCAGCCGCGGTTCGGCCCCGTCGCCCAGTGGTCGGCGATCGGCCCGTACCGGCTGCTGGCCGCCGTGGCCGCCGGCCCGGTGGACGACCCGGCGACGCGCGCCCTGCTGAACCCGGCCCACCGCGAACTCGCCCGTACGGCCGAGGTGTTCCTCGACTGTGCGGGGCAGGCGGGCCGCGCGGCGGCGGTCCTGGGCATCCACCGCCAGACTCTCTACTACCGCATCTCCCGGGTGGAGCAGCTCACCGGCCTCGACCTCGACGAGGGCGAGGACCGGCTGCTGCTCCACATGGCCCTGAAGGCCGCCCGCCTGGCCTGA
- a CDS encoding acetolactate synthase large subunit: MPMTEQATGAHHPQPRPRSGGQQSTAVEHVTGAQSLIRSLEEVGCDTVFGIPGGAILPAYDPMMDSKKVRHILVRHEQGAGHAATGYAQATGKVGVCMATSGPGATNLVTPIADAHMDSVPLVAITGQVSSKAIGTDAFQEADIVGITMPITKHNFLVTKAEDIPRTIAEAFHIASTGRPGPVLVDIAKDALQAKTTFSWPPSQDLPGYRPVTKPHAKQIREAAKLICQAKRPVLYVGGGVMKSGATAELKVLAELTGVPVATTLMALGSFPDSHPLHVGMPGMHGSVTGVTALQKSDLLIALGTRFDDRVTGKLDSFAPFAKIIHADIDPAEIGKNREVDVPIVGDAREVIADLIQAVQAEHTEGNAGDYTAWWNDLNRWRDTYPLGYDLPADGSLSPQQVIERIGALAPKSTIFAAGVGQHQMWASHFVKYEEPRTWLNSGGAGTMGYAVPAAMGAKVGMPERTVWAIDGDGCFQMTNQELVTCALNNIPIKVAIINNGALGMVRQWQTLFYNQRYSNTVLHADETGHDTVGSQLGESTAPRKGTRVPDFVKLSEAMGCVALRCEDPADLDKVIAEANAINDRTVVIDFIVHEDAMVWPMVAAGTSNDEVMAARGVRPDFGDNEDD, translated from the coding sequence ATGCCGATGACCGAGCAGGCCACCGGGGCCCACCATCCGCAGCCGCGGCCCCGTTCCGGCGGACAGCAGTCCACCGCAGTTGAGCACGTCACGGGCGCGCAGTCCCTCATCCGCTCTCTCGAAGAGGTGGGGTGCGACACCGTCTTCGGGATTCCGGGAGGTGCCATCCTCCCCGCGTACGACCCGATGATGGACTCGAAGAAGGTCCGTCACATCCTGGTCCGCCACGAGCAGGGGGCCGGCCACGCCGCCACCGGCTACGCGCAGGCCACCGGCAAGGTCGGCGTCTGCATGGCCACGTCCGGTCCCGGCGCCACGAACCTGGTCACCCCGATCGCCGACGCGCACATGGACTCCGTCCCGCTGGTCGCGATCACCGGCCAGGTCTCCTCCAAGGCGATCGGCACCGACGCCTTCCAGGAGGCGGACATCGTCGGCATCACGATGCCGATCACCAAGCACAACTTCCTGGTCACCAAGGCCGAGGACATCCCGCGGACGATCGCCGAGGCCTTCCACATCGCCTCCACCGGCCGCCCCGGCCCGGTCCTGGTCGACATCGCCAAGGACGCCCTGCAGGCGAAGACCACCTTCTCGTGGCCGCCCTCCCAGGACCTCCCCGGTTACCGGCCGGTCACCAAGCCGCACGCCAAGCAGATCCGCGAGGCCGCCAAGCTCATCTGCCAGGCCAAGCGCCCGGTGCTGTACGTCGGCGGCGGCGTCATGAAGTCCGGCGCGACCGCCGAGCTGAAGGTCCTCGCCGAGCTGACCGGCGTCCCGGTCGCGACCACCCTGATGGCGCTCGGCTCCTTCCCCGACAGTCACCCGCTGCACGTCGGCATGCCGGGCATGCACGGCTCGGTCACCGGCGTCACCGCGCTGCAGAAGTCGGACCTGCTGATCGCCCTCGGCACCCGCTTCGACGACCGCGTCACCGGCAAGCTGGACAGCTTCGCGCCCTTCGCCAAGATCATCCACGCGGACATCGACCCGGCCGAGATCGGCAAGAACCGCGAGGTCGACGTCCCGATCGTGGGCGACGCCCGCGAGGTCATCGCCGACCTGATCCAGGCCGTCCAGGCCGAGCACACCGAGGGCAACGCGGGCGACTACACCGCCTGGTGGAACGACCTCAACCGCTGGCGCGACACCTACCCGCTGGGCTACGACCTGCCCGCGGACGGCAGCCTCTCGCCCCAGCAGGTCATCGAGCGGATCGGCGCGCTCGCACCGAAGAGCACGATCTTCGCGGCCGGCGTCGGCCAGCACCAGATGTGGGCCTCGCACTTCGTCAAGTACGAGGAGCCCCGCACCTGGCTGAACTCCGGCGGCGCCGGAACCATGGGCTACGCGGTCCCGGCCGCGATGGGTGCCAAGGTCGGCATGCCCGAGCGCACGGTCTGGGCGATCGACGGCGACGGCTGCTTCCAGATGACCAATCAGGAGCTGGTCACCTGCGCGCTGAACAACATCCCGATCAAGGTCGCGATCATCAACAACGGTGCGCTGGGCATGGTCCGCCAGTGGCAGACCCTGTTCTACAACCAGCGCTACTCGAACACCGTCCTCCACGCGGACGAGACCGGCCACGACACCGTCGGCTCCCAGCTCGGCGAGTCGACCGCCCCCCGCAAGGGCACCCGCGTCCCGGACTTCGTCAAGCTGTCCGAGGCCATGGGCTGCGTCGCCCTGCGCTGCGAGGACCCGGCCGACCTCGACAAGGTCATCGCCGAGGCCAACGCGATCAACGACCGTACGGTGGTCATCGACTTCATCGTCCACGAGGACGCCATGGTGTGGCCGATGGTCGCCGCCGGCACCTCCAACGACGAGGTCATGGCAGCCCGGGGCGTCCGTCCCGACTTCGGCGACAACGAAGACGACTGA